Proteins from a genomic interval of Candidatus Dormiibacterota bacterium:
- a CDS encoding OmpA family protein, protein MPTPPPGLPSGWEKEYVRTENGPEAELLVRTGAIDNLGFGWPAHFTPFSGESTPSHGWICTSRPGSAPGTDRSELGTGVLTKDGVALHPLEGYSGCSRRPDNLPQAIPLTVGSLPPKIRRVFFQLFLDDFQPVPLHSHFQITLNGTRIPNFEDAVNQLDQTGPIGKLLTLELLPEYWPILKSGTVNLLIDDPTTGMADGYAVNFVRVLVNPKPWRYAVSISCNVIDAATQRPIAKADVSAADVTATTASDGNCRLRNVPAGLVSVNAGAVGYDSAVQLLDLPAGQHGMAHFQLKRHKETVADLKRQIAQSGTVAIYGIHFDTASAKLRADSLSSLDQILQVIKSETSSHWIIAGHTDNQGGAEYNLGLSLARARSVVAWLTEHGVAAGRLTAKGYGLTRPVADNS, encoded by the coding sequence ATGCCGACGCCGCCTCCCGGCCTGCCGTCGGGTTGGGAGAAGGAATACGTGCGAACGGAGAACGGCCCCGAGGCCGAGCTGCTCGTGCGAACCGGAGCGATCGATAATCTCGGATTCGGATGGCCAGCGCACTTTACGCCGTTCTCAGGCGAATCGACGCCCTCGCATGGTTGGATTTGCACCTCGCGGCCTGGCTCCGCTCCGGGAACCGATCGCAGCGAGCTCGGCACGGGGGTCCTCACGAAAGACGGGGTAGCCCTGCATCCGCTGGAAGGCTACTCCGGCTGCAGCCGGCGCCCCGACAACCTGCCGCAGGCGATTCCGCTCACCGTCGGCTCGTTGCCGCCGAAGATTCGCCGCGTCTTCTTCCAGCTATTCCTCGACGACTTTCAGCCGGTGCCGTTGCACTCGCATTTCCAAATTACGCTCAACGGCACGCGCATTCCAAACTTCGAAGACGCCGTCAACCAGCTCGATCAAACCGGTCCCATCGGAAAACTCTTGACGCTCGAGCTGCTGCCCGAATACTGGCCGATTCTCAAATCGGGAACGGTGAATCTCCTCATCGACGATCCGACGACCGGCATGGCCGATGGCTACGCCGTCAACTTCGTGCGCGTCTTGGTGAATCCGAAGCCGTGGCGCTATGCCGTCAGCATCTCCTGCAACGTCATCGACGCGGCGACGCAAAGGCCGATCGCCAAGGCCGACGTCAGTGCCGCGGACGTTACCGCAACGACCGCCAGCGATGGTAACTGCAGGTTACGCAACGTTCCTGCGGGCTTGGTCTCGGTCAACGCAGGCGCCGTCGGCTACGACAGTGCCGTGCAGCTGCTCGACCTCCCCGCCGGGCAGCACGGCATGGCGCACTTCCAGCTCAAGCGTCACAAGGAAACCGTCGCAGATCTCAAGCGCCAAATCGCGCAAAGCGGAACGGTCGCCATCTACGGCATCCACTTCGATACCGCATCGGCGAAGTTGCGCGCCGACAGCCTCTCGTCGCTCGACCAGATTCTCCAGGTCATCAAGAGCGAGACATCGTCGCACTGGATCATCGCCGGCCACACCGACAACCAGGGCGGTGCCGAGTACAATCTCGGGTTGTCGCTGGCTCGCGCGCGCTCGGTCGTCGCGTGGCTGACGGAGCACGGCGTTGCGGCGGGTCGCTTGACCGCGAAGGGCTACGGCCTGACGCGACCGGTCGCCGACAACTC